gaaaatgttgcATTTGTCATTGTCATATTCTTATCATCTCCATGGTAATTCAGTGGGGAACAGTGCCCTCACATTTGTGCAAAAATTTGCCATATTGCACCCATGCACACTGGCCAAAAATAGTCATTTCACGAACTGTTGAACCTGTTTTCCCAAAATTggcaaaaacatttttataatgaATTCTAATGAGTGCAAAAACCTTTACTGGTCAGGAACTTGATAGCATGCTATGCCATAGATGATCTGCAGCCAGTGGTCCCCCCCTCCCCACAGCACTGTCCAAAACATCCCCACTGCTCTCAGTGGCTTGCAAGAATCTGGTCTACTTTGTCCCATACACAACATAATTCGATGTCATTCACCTAATTTCTCTCCATTCAGttaagaaaaatatgagtgacttaaggggccttgtcactacgaataGATAGATGATGGGAGGTAAAATCTTGCAGTCATGAGAATTTCACAGTagaatgagaaaaaaaatatagtgtTAAACTTAAAGATCTAATTTGCTCAAAAATACAAGACAGTGGTGTTTAATTGAATATTACACAATATTCGTGTTAGTGAAGAGCCATAGAAAATTCCgtgttttaatataaatattatattcctTGAGGTCAGATATGGAGTGTGCCTGTGTAAGGCGTTGCGGAGCGTTGCGGGGAAACGTTCACACATGCGCAGTCAATATTTGACCTGCTTAGGTCACGGGCTagcatcaacaacaaaaatggcGTCCAAGTCAGACGAACGCTTTGAAGTCATGAGGGATTCTGCTGCTGCAGGTCTCCTAGCTGCTGGAACGATAGGAATTGGGTATTTTATCATCCCTTTCCCAATGCCAAGTATGCCTACAGTGACAGATAGGATTGTGTTCGCTTTGAGATGCCAAATATTCGCTGCAATATTGTTGTATGCGGGACTCCAAGCTATTTCCGTCAAACGGTTTTTCACACAAGCCATCGACCCTGTATCCGGTAAAGGAACACATCATATCGAAAAGCATTCTAGATATGCACAAAACACATTGGAAAATGTAGTTTTAAGTACAATTGGAAACTTAGTGATAAGTTCATATCTCGAAGAAAATAGCATGAAAATTATACCAATTTTAGTTTTTCTGTTCGTAGTCGGCAGAATAACATTTTGGATGGGTTACCTGCAGCACTCATTAGCCCGTGCCTTTGGAATGGCATTGACAATTTTCGTCGTGTGGTTACCGTTATACTATGCAATGTTTTGTGTTCTGTGGAGTGGGCTTGGATTTCGACTTCCAATTGATGGACAGACTGCAGAATGAAATGATATTGTGATTTGTATTCATCATGCCCTCTAGACTATGTACGCCCTACTCCAAATACTCCACTCCATATGGAATTGTGCTGACGTGGCGTTTTGTGACTTGAAGCTGAATGGACACACTGTGATCCATGTAAAGATTAtcagaaagctgagaggtttgATACAAGACCCCCTAACCAAACTCTGTTTAATACAGCCAACAACCATGCAACCCCTGTACTACTGTAATACAATGTGATGAACACACCCATTTATAACAAGCTAGGaatttgtgaaatgacatgACCCCCTAACCTAACACTATATggaaagtcatatttgaccatgtctttccaccggggtaaatcttgagcagagaatatgtaaatgtggtgagtagttccacctttgacttaatttataTGAGAgaaagttccacctttgacttaatttacccccagAATGAAATGATATTGTGATTTGTATTCATCATtatgatctctcccctgggggctgtagagtcaaaagtggtactgcatctcatactacccctggacagagatacAATGTAGTGGTTATGTGGGTCAAAGGCAGGGTAAAGGTGGGTTAATTGGACTTTTTGTGTAGTGTAATTAATAGAGCCAACAAACATGAAGCCACTATACTACTGTAATACAATGTGATGAACACACCCATTTGTAGCAAACTAAGAATTTGCCGAGTTCCTGATATACAACAGTTCAGGGTtgcagggctcaaaattaacagtcatatcatggggctaccatagtcccatgtccacagactatcaattcttgtcatggggccaCCATAGTTTGCAGCTaatagcccactcaggctaccactgattatgtgatgaagatgaatttatggacatgaaagtattttaataatacacatatttccaatagaggaaatctgttttcagttcaggaatatgggactacatgtcaccatccttgggctaccaatttctgaaactggCAGCCCACTAAGAccaaaaaaagttaatttcgagccctggaTTAGAATTAGGATTTAGGTGTGAATAACGGTTATTTGGCAGAGTTTTAGTAAATATTGGTCTAGAACAAATACCATACCATGTCAgcggtgaacaaatcattttgtgaactggtagtccctggaccagtgccttaaaaaatccaatggtcctgctgaaagaattagtggtcccaggtcctgctaatgtgaaacatcaAATCTTACcaatgaatctgtatattcagaagactttttaacatagttattaacagtaaggtactggtctgacagaccagacaaggtaaaatttgtgtggtctgcCCCAAAAAATAGCTAGTctcggacccaggaccagtggatttgttcacccctgttatgtacatgtaatcattatAAATTCAGACCTAGGATTAAAATATTCCAGGGCTCTGTAGCACAATTTCATTATTTGCACTgctttacatacatgtatatgtacatgacaACGAGTTGCACATTATAGATACAGATAGGGAGTCAAAATTCAGAATACTGTAAGTCAAAGACTTGTAATGCAATTGAGCCCACCTAACTTAGTCATAATTGTAAACCGAaactatagctaaaatgatgtaggcttggtgtttcactcatggaatATTACgttttttgacacagagctagtcatatttcaactctaaactaacaataacagagacacaataaacacagcaggatcctttgcccaatcacactgaacagtgataagcattgctattctttcacagtgcagtaaaaacagactgtaactgtttattttctaactgataatccaCATATCAACTTGACCACTTCTACATCCCCCACTGTGTACgacacctatgtaattgtttcttttgcattagaagttgtctgagggtgtgtaataaacatcatgttacatgagtgaaacaccaagccaacatcaatCTAGCTGTAACTATTCAGTGGTTCACATTTCATAATATAAAGAGGAATAAAGGTGAGAGTGATTTTATCTTCttaggggcaacatcaaaagttcaatataatatatctaacttaattgcttaagttaggtcccaGACCACCTCGTCCAAATATTTCATCTAGATTCCATTGATTTCTTCAACCCACATAACGTAAATAACTTTATTcttttctacttgaaaataaaatgtgaaacatCATATACTAAGTGCTTAGCTTATGACTCAATAAATTGTGAAAAGTTACAAAAGTTTGATAATGTTGGTatagtaacaaacattttttttcaaacaacgTACAAATAtactactgaattataaataaaaacagaaaaccattttaaccgcgtaaaaaacattttttttacatgtgttGATTTTTGGCAACTTTTGGAGTTAGAAATAAAGATTTGGTATTTGTTATTTCgcattgattttcaagtaggaaaacattgtacatttgttttctgaataaatccaaaatagatatgtATTTGTCATCTATGTGTTACTGTAtaatggccactttaaaatcgTTACTAAGAGTTTGATTACCACtatcattactgggacaagccattagccaagcaagtggacttgttatcaaagagtaccaatatttacacatgtgatgatgggctcttacataacacaagtaaacagctgtaaaagtgtagttcacagcgtaagatcatttctaaggagtgagtcaattgaggcaaaccttatctctgtcttatatcagttgttatcaatttattaggctattataagtaacgctacaaacagctttagagatgcaaacaacttttatgacacccgtttttgccaggcaagcccgcgggtttgttgcacttggaccactaatggtttgtgactgtcatgtgtACGATgccatttgtaacaaaaaaaaatgtatgagatttaaaaaaacatgttgCCTAGCAACTCTGTAGTGATTAAATTttggtacaaatgtagataCCCTTACTATGTGTAGTTTATGTAGTTAATGGTTTTTTttagggtgggggtgggggtggcgggggtgggggtgggggtaggtgGGATTCTGAATAAAATGTCTGAGTGCCTATTGGCTACACATAGCTGTAATGGTCATCAGAAATctatgttataataataatagagTTTTTATGAGCTGTGCAtatcaaatgtttgaatttgcataaattatgacTTTAGTTATGTAATTCACCTCTTAGTTTGATATTATACAGGAACTTTttatataaaattgttttttcatgtttacatacattCAGTTTAGCCAAAGGAGCATAACTTGTGTTTATTCACACCGAAAATGTAGCTACATGTCAGGATGGAATTTATcttgaatgtattttttgacaACTTAAAGAGATAAAAGCAGTGGTTATTCAGTTTCCAGGGccacatttgtttgtttgtttgtaatatatttgtGTCTAAAAATAAGATATTTTGATGATTGTGAACAAAATAGAtactttgtctttttaaaattattttaataaattactgaataatatgtaatatcaGTTGTATggttgtgtgtatttgtttgtttgtttgtgtttgtgtgtgtgtgtgtgtgtatgtgtgtgtgtgtgtatgtgtatgtgtgtgtgtatgtgtgtgtgtatgtgtgtgtgtatgtatgtatgtatgtgtgtgtgtatgtatgtatgtatgtatgtatgaatgtatgtatgtatgtatgtatgtatgtatgtatgtatgtatgtatgtatgtatgtatgtatgtatgtatgtatgtatgtataatgttggtatgtatgtatctctgtgtgtgtatgtatgtatgtgtgtgtgtgtgtgtgtgtgtgtgtgtgtgtgtgtgtgtgtgtgtgtgtgtgtgtgtgtgtatgtatgtatctcgtacatgtatatgtaactaCCGGACGAAGTCTGAAGTctaatatacaaattgattatatatataatggacaaagttggtattaagtgtattatgtacagttttttaCTTGGTATGGAATGGTAACGCACAGGAAAAGTATTTTTATTCGGgtggggggtacttgaaaatttatttgggtggggggggggtacttgaaatatttggggttTTGGCAGGGGGGTACTTAAAAATTTTTGGAATATGgcatacttgaaaaaaaattagggttttacaaaaaatcttcCCCcaccccaacaagtttttgtgaaagcagcctaatgttaccgttcttaacgagccggtccctactggtaataaaatgtaatagctctggtttgcaagaatgattATTGCTAGACGTGAACGTTACTCCAGCCTAAGAAAGACGAGGGTAAATAtaaggtcaactgtagagggcagtatacataaTCAAAGttgatttcttcacaaaggtcaaaagaGCGAAATTACGGTTGTTTGCAGTCTCAAAACGACTTATTACGccaaaaattggaaaaaatgtTAGTTTCGGGTAGTGACAAACTGTTGAAACGGAATGAATTGTCACGTCGTCAGAAGATTATCGAAGCAACAGTGAAAAGGTGGTGTGTGGTAAACCCGAAACGTCCGTTGTTGGACTGGACACAGATAGAGAAAAGCAGACGACAACGACCACCAATGAATGAAGTTGTAAGAGTCGTACTTCCCGTTTGAACTCCTGGGCATAGGCATATGATAAATCGGTTATAacccgatatcacctcttcGTTCGTCGTATCAACGTTTGTGCAGTTTCCGTAGCGTGACACGAATCGTTAGTTACGGAAACAGCACTCAGCCCACGGCGATACGACGAACGAAGAAGTGTTGTCAAGTAATAAGGCCTATCAAAAAAAACCCTGTACACGTGTGGTtctatgggaagccgttcaggccaaaagtattttaatattttagctatagtattttatatttttctggTTCCGATTACGCCCAATATTAGGGTACAgtagttttgttattttatttttttcatttgtgagtgtctagttcaggtagttatgttttccattgttttccatacagtctctgtgttattggtttcttctcatcagatgtacatccattacagattggaagaacagttttatattgtctttttaagttgatgttcgttttcgcatccactatttcttgcgagactttatatttttttctcgaatacgtaaaacaaaAAACTGTCGAGTTGgctggcagtgaaaaactaggtggggtcagtaaccggaaccaaacaattttttaggaCTAATTAATCACATATCGTtaatgtttaccgtttctttttgttattgttgttgttgttgttgttgttgttgtagataTTGACGTGACTGGATATTTTGTTgcaaaattaatttgtttgaaGGGGGGGAATTTGggggtaaaaaaaatattttgcgaTCTAAAAAGCAGCAAAATTAATTTGGGGTTGCTAGGAggatttttttttgataaaaaaattggTTACGATCTAAAAAGCACCAAAaacaaatgggggggggggattttggagattttttgggggaaaaaatTGGTAACGATCCAAAAAAGCAGCAAAATCAATTTGGGGGGGTTGCTAGGAGATTTTTGGGGTAAAAAAATTGCTTACGATCTAAAAAGCCCCAAAATCAATTTCGGGGGGTTGCTAGGAGATTTGGGGGGTAAAAATAAAGGTTACGGTCCAAAAAGTCGCAAAAtcaagtggggggggggggtgctaggAGATTTTGGGGGTAAAAGCATTTGGTTATGATCTAAAAAGCAGCAAAATTAATTGGGAGTTGCTAGGAAATATTAGGAGTTTCGTAACACCCCTAAAATTTGCTGCTTATTCGACCATAATCTTATTTTTACCcctcctcccccctccccccccccaaaaaaaaaaataaaaaaaatacgaAAATTGTGggtaaaaaatatgataaataaatttgttattttatttcccTATTTCTACTACATTTCTACTACCTTCCTTCTGTCTATCCTCTCTTGTCTATGTCTCCTGTCTATCCTCTTTCTGCCTGTCTATTCTCTCCCTGTCTATGTTTGTACCTGCCTGTCTATACTTACGTACCCTAACGTACCCTAACCTaactaacctaacctaacctaacctaacctatcTACCTACTCTTACTTTTTCGTGAAATCCTACCTAGCCGCGCCGGGACTCGAACCCGGGACTCGTAGTTCCGTAGAGATCTCTCTTGACGACCACGCCACGAGACGAACCGTGCTGGAATAGGCAAAAATGGCGTATATATTCTTAATACCTGGTATACACGTTATCATGATCAACGACAACCTGAACTAGCGTGGATGATTTCTCGTtaaaaatatcaactttcttTTGCTTGCAGTAATGAAAACGTGTCCATGGTCGAGGCAAATTATATTTTAGAAGATTTATAACAGAAAACACGAACTTTTGAGGAGATTAGGGATAATTTAGGATAAAAGACGATACACTCCTCGAAAGGTCATGACCCCTGTGACGCCAATCACCCGTAACCAAGGTAACAACGACGTTACGTAATAGCTTACAGTCgacatatttatcataaaattgGGTATTAAGGGGGCTAATGACAGCAGGGCGCTACCAAACTACTGTAGGGGGCATGAGCAGGGCCCTACCAAACAACTGCAGGGGGCATGAGCAGGGCCCTACCAAACTACTGCTGGGGGGGGGGACATGAGCAGGGCCCTACCAAACCACTGCGGCGGGGGGGGGGATTATTACTCCCCTCTTCATTTTGTGATCTAACATTTCCTTTATGGATCTAATACATTTGATCTTGTGAAATGGTCTGTAATGGTCTAAACTGGGGTGTTGGTTtatggtcaaaatgggtctaaaatggggtctggggttgacagTATTGGCCACAAATCCCAATAGAgctggacccccccccccccaccacacacacacacgcactcagTAAAATAGCTAGGGTGATGCAAAGCTGTGTACAACAAGAAATTAGAAGGtggttttttaaattgtttatttcaaactatctatattatacattttCTTACTTATCAAAGAACAAAAAGCAaactatgcaaatgatatgcaaatggtCCTTGTCTACACATCAAGAAAACACACCATGCGTCGATAGACAAGTTGTTTCTTCAACAAAACTCAGCACCACCAACGTTTAATTGTCTTTGATAAAAAACAAGGCATTGTTTTCAACACAAGAGTTTGGCAGCATATACAACATTTTTAACTATTGAATACGAATATAAATGAGTATGGATGACCTttctatgacctttgacctatgacctttaGAGGTCTGTTCTGAAAAATAACTTGATCACATCCAGTACATTATATGGAGTCCTGCATCAAATGAAGACAAGATAATGTATACATCAATTCCCTTCATTTATGTCATCCACAGTACTGTCATTATGTCACACTAGTTGCCATGGCTACTTGAATGTGACTCTAATCTAAGTTAGCATGGtaatatgtataaaatatacaacaatattgatattttgcCAAAACTCTATATTATGTTATGACCTTTATTGTAAAATTCAGTTCACAACAAACTGTCAATCAAGatgacgtaaaaaaaatgacaagattTATCCAAAGAGTCTTTTAGTTGGTTTGGAGAGTCGCCATTGAGTTCGGTTATGTGTTGTTGAGGATTGAGATGTTGAGAATTGAGATGTTGAGAATTGAGATGTTGAGAATTGAGATGTTGAGAATTGAGATGTTGAGAATAATCTTCAGTAATTACCTggaataaaatagaatataaaatgttacaatggtttaaaattgaaagtatcGGTATATTCGAaagaattgattttttttaaacataacattaacatGTCTATTAAACTCTGTACCAATCTGTTtatcttatctatctatctatctatctatttatctatctatctatctatctatctatctatctatctatctatctatctatctatctatctatctatctatctatctatctagctagctagctatctatctatctatctatcttatctatctatctatctagctatctatctatctatctatctatcttatctatctatctagctatctagctatcttatctatctatctagctagctatctatctatctatctatctatctatctatctatctatccatctatctatctatctatctatcttatctatctatctatctatctatctatctatctatctatctatctagctagctagctatctatctgtccatctgtctgtctctgtctttctatctatctatctgtctctgtctttgtctctcaTCTGtttatctatccatccacctatctatctatctacctacctatctatctacctagTCAGTCTGTCCATCAATCTATCTACCTAGtctatctatccattcatctatctTCCCatcatctatccatccattaATCTATTTCTATCCATCCAGCTATCGGTAGAAACATTACGCATCTCAACTTTATTCTGATTATATTATCACATTACCTCTCTgtctcagtcagtcagtctgtgtctgtctgtctgtctgtctgtctgtctgtgtgtatgtgtgtatgtatgtatgtatgtatgtatgtatgtatgtatgtatgtatgtatgtatgtatgtatgtatgtatgtatgtatgtatgtaattatgtatatatgtatttatgtacgtatgtacaacACTGGTAATTGAGCCatcggttttctaagatagactcaaactaaatctattgctcttcaatgtggtagatgaCACAGATAGTGGTTACTCTGTTGACACCTGTTATCAACAAAGtgtattacatcatatacaaaaCACATGAATACACAGTAAACATGGTCATGGAAGTTGCGAAAAACAGTggaacatgtatgtacattgtatggcagtatgcagcccccccccccacacacacacacacactcactcactcactcactcactcactcactcactctcactctctctctctctctctctctctctcactctctctctctctctctctctctctctctctctctctctctctctctctctctgttgggctgtctgtctctctccaaatctatctatctatccttCCATCCATTTAACATGTGTATCCATCTATCTCGCATCATCTAGTAATATCTCCGTGTCCCTGTCACTCTCATggtttgccccccccccccctctcacttATTCACTTACCACAACATGTATCTAGTTGCGAGTCATCACCATAGTGACCATACAGGAGATGACAAGGAACATTGCACTCATGTGAGTGACGCTGGCATCATCTAAGAAACAAGAGAtagaaagacaatgtcagtttaCATAGAATTCAGAAATAGTTTAATCattttctgatattttgttCCAACTTACAAGAAAACTCCAAAAAataaacggtactatgaggtgatgataccccaatttgagcgagggcgctgtattctcaatttcctgtttgcagtctgaaatAGCCTATTGAAATGACACCATTACTATGGCAACCTTTCTGTATACAGAAATGAAGGCTGAGTCCAATTATCATTTAACAACAATGGCGATATTTTTCCAACTGTATACATgcatcaccatggtaacaaataaaaactgaaatGTGTGCACTACTAAGCTCTACTCAGAACCCTCTTTACCCTTCAAGTTTTACCACCCCGTCGTTCCAAATTTCACAGAGTtccaaagacaaaaacaaacagactaaatattcattcatttcaaagcTATTTTTTTACTGAATCATGTCAGGAATGATTAGTAACTCATTGTTCCATTGTTgaatgtgtctgtctttgtttcAAAGGTACGACTGGCTgtgcctgggaccctattttgcatatgactgactgtatgtttggaggtggagaacttgtgatgactcactggcaagtaatcaccaaaaatataaacattccctatctgggttgttcatatgcaaatgccgcatatttgaataatcatgagtgacacacaatctaaacagctgtttgcaggggaatttgtctcattttgaaagttatttttcattctatgaaattAACAGATTGAtcttcaactaatttgtgtatcaagttagcatcctatgacattcacaaacaatttgtacatgttacatgacctgtgtgcttctcggagcacagaaaaaatgctgaaaaacaaaacccagaagctagtgctctgtacagcagtttgaatttcccatAATCTTTATATAGGACAGTTGTGTGTTTAATTTGTGACTCTTCTTGAACTGTATTTATTGTacacattttaatttatatattgtgACCTTGTTTTAAATCTTTTTCATGATGGTCTATATTTTTCTACTGTCGCACAAAGAATTGCAGATGTTGGGATAATAAAATATatgctgtattgtattgtattgtattgtattgtttgtattgtattacattgtattgtattgtattgtattgtattgtattgtattgtattgcattgcattgcattgtattgtattgtattgtattgtttgtattgtatttcattgtattgtattgtattgattgtattgtattgtattgtattgcattgcattgcattgtattgtattgtattgtattgtattgtttgtattgtattacattgtattgtattgtattgtattgattgtattgtattgtattgtattgcattgcattgcattgcattgcattgcattgcattgcattgcattgcattgcattgcattgcattgcattgtattgattgtattgtattgtattgtattgtattgtattgtattgcattgcattgcattgcattgcattgcattgcattgcattgcattgcattgcattgcattgtattgcattgcattgcattgcattgcattgcattgcattgtattgtattgtattgtattgtattgtattgtatcgtatcgtatcgtatcgtatcgtatcgtatcgtatcgtatcgtatcgtatcgtatcgtatcgtatcgtatcgtattgtattgtattgtattgtattgtagtgtagtgtattgtattgtattgtattgtattgtattgtattgtattgtattgtattgtattgtatgcgTTATCTCAGTAGAAATACTAACCTGTAGTAGCTGCAGCCTCTTCTGTAGTCACTGCTACAGTTGTTGGCGGTAATGCAGTTGTAGTAGCAGCAcctaaaaaaaatcacatttaacAAAATCATAATTAGAGATATTGAAACCTTTAAAGGGGATGCCACAGCaggaaatgatgtcattttcctaaactatgggttctggagagctatttcatgattttacatcacttacaatgTGGCCAATaacaaaaaagaattgtt
This portion of the Glandiceps talaboti chromosome 19, keGlaTala1.1, whole genome shotgun sequence genome encodes:
- the LOC144450119 gene encoding transmembrane protein 79-like, translating into MASKSDERFEVMRDSAAAGLLAAGTIGIGYFIIPFPMPSMPTVTDRIVFALRCQIFAAILLYAGLQAISVKRFFTQAIDPVSGKGTHHIEKHSRYAQNTLENVVLSTIGNLVISSYLEENSMKIIPILVFLFVVGRITFWMGYLQHSLARAFGMALTIFVVWLPLYYAMFCVLWSGLGFRLPIDGQTAE